The Dermochelys coriacea isolate rDerCor1 chromosome 7, rDerCor1.pri.v4, whole genome shotgun sequence genome window below encodes:
- the ZDHHC16 gene encoding palmitoyltransferase ZDHHC16 isoform X2 yields the protein MRGRQRAFSAVMRLCVKCLRVGRRRRFRLAWRAQQLWRYGHLCLRSLLYNSFTNSDVVLDSLFEPIYWLVDHVTRWFGVVFVALVIVLTSSIVAIVYICLLPLILQSYPPGWVCWHLVYGHWNLLMILFHYYMAITTPPGHPPQAKSNTVAVSICRKCISPKPARTHHCSICNRCVLKMDHHCPWLNNCVGHYNHRYFFSFCLFMTMGCIYCGISSWDMFREAYAAIERMKLLEKERLQVAANQTYYQTPPPAFSFRQRAFHKSIVYLWVLCSSVAVALGALTLWHAALITRGETSIERHINKKERQRLQKKGRVFRNPYSYGGWDNWKVFLGVDTCSRWLTRVLLPSTHRPHGTGLSWDQPPCVTEPRAPLLAI from the exons ATGAGGGGCCGCCAGCGGGCGTTCTCAGCGGTGATGCGCCTCTGTGTGAAGTGCCTGCGTGTGGGCCGGCGGCGCAGGTTCAGGCTGGCATGGCGGGCGCAACAGCTGTGGCGCTATGGGCACCTCTGCCTGCGCTCCCTGCTCTACAACTCCTTCACCAACAGCGACGTGGTGCTGGACTCCCTCTTCGAGCCCATCTACTGGCTGGTGGATCATGTCACTCGCTGGTTCGGTGTG GTGTTCGTGGCGCTGGTGATCGTGCTGACAAGCTCCATCGTGGCCATTGTCTACATCTGCCTGCTGCCCCTCATCCTGCAGAGCTACCCGCCCGGCTGGGTCTGCTGGCACCTCGTCTACGGCCACTGGAACCTGCTCATGATCCTCTTCCACTACTACATGGCCATCACCACCCCGCCAGGGCACCCCCCACAG GCCAAGAGCAACACCGTGGCCGTCTCCATCTGCAGGAAATGCATCTCCCCCAAGCCTGCCCGCACGCACCACTGCAGCATCTGCAACAG GTGTGTGCTGAAGATGGACCATCACTGCC CGTGGCTGAATAACTGCGTGGGACACTACAACCATCGCTATTTCTTCTCCTTCTGCCTCTTCATGACCATGGGTTGCATCTACTGTGGCATCAGCAGCTGGGACATGTTCCGGGAGGCCTATGCTGCCATTGAG AGAATGAAACTGCTTGAGAAGGAGAGACTGCAGGTGGCTGCCAACCAG ACGTACTACCAGACGCCACCCCCCGCCTTCTCCTTCCGCCAGAGGGCCTTCCACAAGAGCATAGTCTACCTCTGGGTCCTGTGCAG ctccgTAGCAGTGGCCCTGGGGGCCCTCACGCTGTGGCATGCTGCCCTCATCACCCGAGGGGAGACCAGCATCGAGAGACACATCAACAAGAAGGAGAGGCAGAGGCTGCAGAAGAAAGGCAGA GTGTTCAGGAACCCCTACAGCTACGGTGGCTGGGACAACTGGAAGGTGTTCCTGGGAGTGGACACGTGCAG CCGCTGGCTCACCCGTGTCCTGCTGCCCTCCACACACCGGCCCCATGGAACTGGCCTGAGCTGGGACCAGCCTCCCTGCGTGACAGAGCCGCGTGCACCACTCCTGGCCATCTGA
- the PGAM1 gene encoding phosphoglycerate mutase 1 has protein sequence MAAHRLVLLRHGESAWNLENRFSGWYDADLSAAGSQEAQRGGEALRDAGYEFDICFTSVQKRAIRTLWIVLDAIDQMWLPVVRTWRLNERHYGGLTGLNKAETAAKHGEAQVKIWRRSFDVPPPPMEPDHPFYSTISKDRRYADLTEDQLPTCESLKDTIARALPFWNEEIVPQIKEGKRVLIAAHGNSLRGIVKHLDGMSEEAIMELNLPTGIPIVYELDKNLKPITPMQFLGDEETVRKAMEAVAAQGKAKK, from the exons ATGGCGGCCCATCGGCTCGTGCTGCTGCGGCACGGCGAGAGCGCCTGGAACCTGGAGAACCGCTTCAGCGGCTGGTACGACGCCGACCTCAGCGCGGCCGGCAGCCAGGAGGCGCAGCGCGGCGGGGAGGCGCTGAGAG ATGCCGGCTACGAGTTCGACATCTGTTTCACCTCTGTCCAGAAGCGGGCAATCCGCACTCTCTGGATAGTGCTGGATGCCATCGACCAGATGTGGCTGCCTGTGGTGAGGACCTGGCGCCTCAATGAAAGGCACTACGGTGGCCTCACGGGCCTCAACAAGGCTGAGACAGCTGCTAAGCACGGGGAGGCCCAGGTGAAGATCTGGAGGCGTTCCTTTGATGTCCCACCGCCCCCCATGGAACCGGACCACCCTTTCTACAGCACCATCAGCAAG GACCGTCGTTATGCCGACCTGACCGAGGACCAACTGCCGACCTGCGAGAGCCTGAAGGACACCATTGCCCGGGCCCTGCCCTTCTGGAACGAAGAGATCGTCCCCCAGATCAAGGAGGGAAAGCGAGTTCTCATTGCTGCCCATGGCAACAGCCTGCGAGGGATTGTTAAGCACCTGGATG GCATGTCTGAAGAGGCCATCATGGAGCTCAACCTGCCCACTGGCATCCCCATAGTCTACGAGCTGGACAAGAACCTGAAGCCCATCACGCCCATGCAGTTCCTGGGGGATGAGGAGACGGTTCGCAAGGCCATGGAGGCTGTAGCGGCTCAGGGCAAAGCCAAGAAGTGA
- the EXOSC1 gene encoding exosome complex component CSL4, with product MAPPVRYCVPGERLCSLEEGAAGSGTYTRHGYVCAALAGCLAKTSEDGALPVVSVVRDAESQLLPDVGAIVTCKVCSINSRFAKVHILYIGSTPLKSAFRGTIRREDIRATEKDKVEVYKSFRPGDIVLAKVICLGDMQFNYLLSTAENELGVVVAHSEAGAQMVPISWCEMQCTRTHSKELRKVARVQPEFLQT from the exons ATGGCCCCGCCGGTGCGGTACTGCGTCCCAG GTGAGCGGCTCTGCAGCCTGGAGGAGGGCGCGGCGGGCAGCGGGACCTACACCCGGCACGGCTACGTGTGCGCCGCCCTGGCCGGCTGCCTGGCGAAGACGAGCGAGGACGGAGCG CTGCCCGTGGTGTCTGTGGTGAGAGATGCTGAGTCCCAGCTCCTGCCAGACGTAGGGGCCATCGTGACGTGCAAG GTGTGCAGCATTAACTCCCGCTTTGCCAAGGTGCACATCCTGTACATCGGCTCCACACCGCTGAAATCCGCCTTCCGAGGCACCATACG GAGAGAAGACATTCGAGCCACAGAGAAAGACAAG GTGGAAGTTTACAAGAGTTTCCGTCCTGGAGACATAGTCCTGGCTAAAGTG ATCTGCCTGGGGGACATGCAGTTCAACTACCTGCTGAGCACAGCAGAGAACGAGCTGGGCGTGGTGGTGGCTCACAGTGAAGCAG GGGCACAGATGGTGCCGATCAGCTGGTGTGAAATGCAGTGCACCAGGACACACTCCAAGGAGCTCCGCAAGGTGGCCCGAGTGCAGCCGGAGTTCCTGCAGACCTAG
- the MMS19 gene encoding LOW QUALITY PROTEIN: MMS19 nucleotide excision repair protein homolog (The sequence of the model RefSeq protein was modified relative to this genomic sequence to represent the inferred CDS: inserted 1 base in 1 codon), translated as MAAAGVGGPGGALRGWVRDFVAGQQDGRAAEVAAGVKAGSWTILEIVEALGSCLENTEPRMRGRGLQLLSQVLLHCHSLLQEEEVTHLVLFCENRLKDHHLVIPAVLQGLHALSMCEVLAPGLAVSVLKAIFQEVHVQSLPQLDRHTVYSIITNFMHTREEELKSLGADFXFGFIQVMDGEKDPRNLLVAFQIVRDLILKDYVLGPFVEELFEVTSCYFPIDFTPPPNDPHCIQREDLIVSLRAVLASTPRFAEFLLPLLIEKMDSEMQSAKLDSLQTLGACCTIYGQKELQEFLPSLWSSLRREVFQTASEKVEAEALAALHSLAACLSRSVLSSDTEDLLDSFLSGILQDCRHHLCEPDMKLVWPSAKLLQAAAGASFRAGHRITSSVVPLLLEQYNQHPQNSQRRTILEMLLGFLELQQKWGHEDEEESALLCSRAPLCSMLFSALTDPSVQLQLVGIQALTVLGKLPGLLAPRDVQLVVDHLTRLILHADDSQSCMAAMEAAGSLAPIYPGAFTGRMAQRLAEELQSEREEEGRRSPHSLRARCLQALAAVSTHPGIVRETVPVLLQCLQQVPKGNVPVGACDLVAVCQSLQRVAVQCQRDAESCWYYHQTVVPCLLAVTVQATMQENAHSPLGKLLLEEEVLTAMVPVISAASAHLCPELAAQSVSQVVPLFLDGEVSFLPQGSFPCPFQPFQGGQHMAAQRRLVSLLMAFVCSLPRNVPIPQQDRLLQELLALSCSCHCPFTASAAAKCFAGLVNKSPAGQQLDQLLETAVNRMEAGLAEGPLRTQALALLLWVSKALVLRYHPLSSRLTDKLLGLLDDAELGPAVADGFSLLMADSPDVLHKGCHADVRIMFRQRFFTDNVPKLVQGFHAAGPGVKANYLKGLSHVLNCLPRPVLVTELPTLLSLLLEALSCPDRVVQLSTLSCLQPLLLEAPHVMSLHVDTLVTKFLSLTSSPAMAIRIAALQCVHALTSLPIPVLLPYKPRVIRALARPLDDLKRLVRKEAVVARGEWFLLGSPGR; from the exons GTCCTGCCTTGAGAACACAGAACCTCGCATGCGTGGGCGAGGCCTCCAGCTGCTGTCCCAGGTCCTGCTCCACTGTCACTCCTTGCTCCAAGAGGAAGAAG TGACGCACCTGGTCCTGTTCTGTGAGAACCGGCTGAAGGATCATCACCTTGTGATCCCTGCTGTGCTACAGGGACTCCACGCGCTG AGCATGTGCGAGGTGCTGGCCCCAGGCCTGGCTGTGTCCGTGCTCAAAGCCATCTTCCAGGAGGTGCACGTTCAG TCCCTGCCACAGCTGGATCGCCACACGGTCTACAGCATCATCACCAACTTCATGCATACCAGAGAGGAAG AGCTGAAGAGCCTGGGCGCCGACT ACTTCGGCTTCATCCAGGTGATGGACGGGGAGAAGGACCCTCGCAATCTGCTGGTTGCCTTCCAGATCGTCCGCGACCTCATCCTCAAGGACTATGTGCTGG GTCCCTTCGTGGAGGAGCTCTTTGAAGTGACATCCTGCTACTTCCCCATTGATTTTACTCCT CCCCCCAACGACCCTCATTGCATTCAGAGAGAGGACCTGATTGTGAGCCTCCGGGCTGTGCTGGCCTCCACACCCCGGTTTGCCGAG TTCCTGCTGCCGCTGCTAATCGAGAAGATGGACTCGGAGATGCAGAGCGCCAAGCTGGACTCCCTGCAGACCCTG GGCGCCTGCTGCACCATCTACGGGCAGAAGGAGCTGCAGGAATTTCTCCCCAGCCTCTGGTCGTCCCTGCGCAGGGAG GTGTTCCAGACGGCCAGCGAGAAGGTCGAGGCGGAGGCTCTGGCTGCGCTGCACAgcctggctgcctgcctgtcccgCTCCGTGCTCAGCTCGGACACTGAGGACCTGCTAGACTCCTTCCTGAGCGGCATCCTGCAAG ACTGCAGACACCATCTGTGCGAGCCTGATATGAAGCTGGTGTGGCCGAGTGCCAAGCTCCTGCAGGCAGCGGCGGGCGCCTCCTTCCGAGCCGGCCACCGGATCACCAGCAGCGTCGTGCCCCTGCTTCTGGAGCAGTACAATCAACACCCGCAG AATAGCCAGCGAAGGACAATCCTGGAGATGCTTCTGGGCTTCTTGGAGCTGCAGCAGAAGTGGGGGCATGAGGATGAAG AGGAGAGCGCCCTGCTGTGTTCCCGAGCCCCGCTCTGCTCCATGCTGTTCTCGGCACTGACGGACCCCAGCGTGCAGCTGCAGTTGGTGGGAATCCAAGCCCTGACCGTCCTGGGCAAGCTGCCAG GGCTCCTGGCTCCCCGCGATGTGCAGTTGGTCGTGGATCACCTGACCCGGCTCATCTTGCACGCGGACGATTCCCAGAGCTG CATGGCTGCGATGGAGGCCGCAGGATCTCTGGCCCCCATCTACCCAGGGGCCTTCACGGGGCGCATGGCGCAGAGGCTCGCGGAGGAGTTGCAGTCAG agcgggaggaggagggcaggcgaTCCCCGCACTCCCTGCGGGCGCGCTGCCTGCAGGCGCTGGCAGCAGTGTCCACACACCCCGGGATAGTGCGAGAGACGGTTCCTGTCCTGCTGCAGTGTCTGCAACAGGTGCCGAAAG GGAACGTGCCAGTGGGGGCCTGCGACCTGGTGGCCGTGTGCCAGAGCCTGCAGCGGGTGGCGGTGCAGTGCCAGCGGGATGCTGAGAGCTGCTGGTACTACCACCAGACTGTGGTGCCCTGCCTGCTTGCTGTGACGGTGCAGGCCACCATGCAAG AGAATGCCCATTCGCCactggggaagctgctgctggaggaggaggtCTTGACTGCCATGGTGCCCGTCATCAGCGCGGCCAGCGCCCACCTGTGCCCTGA gcTGGCTGCCCAGAGCGTCTCGCAGGTGGTGCCCCTCTTCCTGGACGGGGAGGTCTCCTTCCTGCCTCAGGGCAGctttccctgccccttccagccctTCCAG GGCGGGCAGCACATGGCAGCACAGAGACGCCTCGTCTCCCTGCTCATGGCATTCGTCTGCTCCTTGCCCAGGAAC GTGCCGATTCCCCAGCAGGACAGgctgctgcaggagctgctggCTCTGAGCTGCTCCTGCCACTGCCCCTTCACTGCCAGCGCAGCTGCCAAGTGCTTCGCGGGGCTGGTGAACAAGTCCCCGGCAG ggcagcagctggaCCAGCTCTTGGAGACGGCAGTGAACAGGATGGAGGCCGGCCTTGCCGAGGGCCCGCTCAGAACCCAGGCCCTCGCCCTGCTCCTCTGG GTGAGCAAAGCCCTGGTGCTGCGCTACCATCCGCTGAGCTCCCGCCTGACAGACAAG TTGTTGGGCCTCCTGGACGATGCTGAGCTGGGCCCCGCGGTGGCCGACGGCTTCTCCCTGCTCATGGCCGACTCCCCCGACGTGCTGCACAAGGGGTGTCACGCCGACGTGCGCATCATGTTCCGCCAGCGCTTCTTCACCGACAACGTGCCCAAGCTGGTGCAGGGCTTCCATGCCGCCGGCCCTG GCGTGAAGGCGAATTACCTGAAGGGCCTGTCCCACGTGCTGAACTGCCTGCCCAGGCCGGTGCTGGTGACGGAGCTGCCCACG CTGCTGTCTCTGCTGCTCGAGGCCTTATCCTGCCCGGACCGTGTGGTGCAGCTCTCCACCCTCAgctgcctgcagcccctgctgctggAGGCGCCGCATGTCATGAGCCTGCACGTCGACACCTTGGTCACCAAGTTCCTGAGCCTGACCTCTAGCCCCGCCATG GCCATCCGCATCGCTGCGCTGCAGTGTGTCCATGCGCTCACCAGCCTGCCCATCCCCGTG CTGCTCCCGTACAAGCCGCGTGTGATCCGGGCCCTGGCCAGACCCTTGGACGACCTGAAGCGGCTGGTGCGGAAGGAGGCGGTGGTGGCCCGTGGGGAATG GTTCCtgctggggagcccaggcaggtga
- the ZDHHC16 gene encoding palmitoyltransferase ZDHHC16 isoform X1, with product MLGRSPARGVPHLFHSLRLSGGKIGSEIPLACAPWPGGDAGSAGAGLCAAEMRGRQRAFSAVMRLCVKCLRVGRRRRFRLAWRAQQLWRYGHLCLRSLLYNSFTNSDVVLDSLFEPIYWLVDHVTRWFGVVFVALVIVLTSSIVAIVYICLLPLILQSYPPGWVCWHLVYGHWNLLMILFHYYMAITTPPGHPPQAKSNTVAVSICRKCISPKPARTHHCSICNRCVLKMDHHCPWLNNCVGHYNHRYFFSFCLFMTMGCIYCGISSWDMFREAYAAIERMKLLEKERLQVAANQTYYQTPPPAFSFRQRAFHKSIVYLWVLCSSVAVALGALTLWHAALITRGETSIERHINKKERQRLQKKGRVFRNPYSYGGWDNWKVFLGVDTCSRWLTRVLLPSTHRPHGTGLSWDQPPCVTEPRAPLLAI from the exons ATGCTGGGCAGATCCCCCGCCCGTGGGGTTCCCCACCTGTTCCACAGCCTCCGTCTATCGGGGGGCAAGATAGGCTCAGAAATACCCTTAGCCTGTGCCCCGTGGCCCGGAGGAGATGCCGGCTCAGCGGGGGCAGG GCTGTGTGCAGCAGAGATGAGGGGCCGCCAGCGGGCGTTCTCAGCGGTGATGCGCCTCTGTGTGAAGTGCCTGCGTGTGGGCCGGCGGCGCAGGTTCAGGCTGGCATGGCGGGCGCAACAGCTGTGGCGCTATGGGCACCTCTGCCTGCGCTCCCTGCTCTACAACTCCTTCACCAACAGCGACGTGGTGCTGGACTCCCTCTTCGAGCCCATCTACTGGCTGGTGGATCATGTCACTCGCTGGTTCGGTGTG GTGTTCGTGGCGCTGGTGATCGTGCTGACAAGCTCCATCGTGGCCATTGTCTACATCTGCCTGCTGCCCCTCATCCTGCAGAGCTACCCGCCCGGCTGGGTCTGCTGGCACCTCGTCTACGGCCACTGGAACCTGCTCATGATCCTCTTCCACTACTACATGGCCATCACCACCCCGCCAGGGCACCCCCCACAG GCCAAGAGCAACACCGTGGCCGTCTCCATCTGCAGGAAATGCATCTCCCCCAAGCCTGCCCGCACGCACCACTGCAGCATCTGCAACAG GTGTGTGCTGAAGATGGACCATCACTGCC CGTGGCTGAATAACTGCGTGGGACACTACAACCATCGCTATTTCTTCTCCTTCTGCCTCTTCATGACCATGGGTTGCATCTACTGTGGCATCAGCAGCTGGGACATGTTCCGGGAGGCCTATGCTGCCATTGAG AGAATGAAACTGCTTGAGAAGGAGAGACTGCAGGTGGCTGCCAACCAG ACGTACTACCAGACGCCACCCCCCGCCTTCTCCTTCCGCCAGAGGGCCTTCCACAAGAGCATAGTCTACCTCTGGGTCCTGTGCAG ctccgTAGCAGTGGCCCTGGGGGCCCTCACGCTGTGGCATGCTGCCCTCATCACCCGAGGGGAGACCAGCATCGAGAGACACATCAACAAGAAGGAGAGGCAGAGGCTGCAGAAGAAAGGCAGA GTGTTCAGGAACCCCTACAGCTACGGTGGCTGGGACAACTGGAAGGTGTTCCTGGGAGTGGACACGTGCAG CCGCTGGCTCACCCGTGTCCTGCTGCCCTCCACACACCGGCCCCATGGAACTGGCCTGAGCTGGGACCAGCCTCCCTGCGTGACAGAGCCGCGTGCACCACTCCTGGCCATCTGA